The window TTCTGGTAGGTCAGCCGGCCGGACGGGACGTCAGCCAGCACAATGCCCGATGGCATTTGTTCCAGGATGTCGGCGAAGCGCGAGCGTTCCTGGCGCAGTTGCGACAGCAGACCCTCTTTCTCCTCTTCGGCCAGCTTGAGGTTGTCGATGCCCACGCAGGCGCCGAGGAACTGCATCGGGCCATCTTCGATGCCGCGGTGCCAGTTGGCGCGCAGAAAGAACCACTGGCAGGCGCCATCGTGGCGCAGGAAGCGCAGCTCGGTTTCGATGGGGGCAAGGCAGGGATCAAGCCGGGTGTTTTCCAGCAAGGTGCGAAAGCGGGCGCGGTCGTCGGGGTGCACGAACTCCAGGCAGGCATCGAAGTCGAGCTCGCGCGCTTCGCCCTCGTAGCCGAGCAGTTCGAGCAGGTGGCGCGATACCTCGACCTGGCCGCTGTCGACCTTCCACTTCCAGGTGCCGGCCTGGGCCGCGCGCAGGATCAGGTCGATCTCCTGTTTTTCCTTTTCGCACTGTTCCAGCAGCCGGTGGCGGGTCAAGTCCATGGTGATCTTGGAAAAGCCCAGCAGTTGCCCGTCATCGCCGCGCAGCGCGGTGAGGGCGATGTGGGCCCAGAACAGGCTGCCGTCCTTGCGCTTGCGCCAGGTTTCCTCGCTATAAAACCCCAGCTCGGCCGCCTTGGCCAGGTTATGCTGGGGCCAGCCGTGTTCGCGGTCCTGGTCTGTATACAAGAGCGACAAATGGCTGCCGATGGCGTCGTCGGCCGTGTAGCCCTTCATATCTTGAGCACCTCGGTTCCATACGGTAATATATCCGTGCGGATCCATCAGGAATACCGCCACGTCGCGGATCCCGACCACCATCAGGCGGTAGAGCTCGGCGGCTTCATGCTGCGGCAATGCGGATGCCAGGAATCGTTCGGACATGCGATACCCCCACCTTTAAAAGGTGCAAAAAAGCTTAGATAGATGTGGCCGCCACAAGTTCCCGGGTTTTGAAAATTTTTTATATGCTACACAATTGACTTTTATTCATCGTCGGCCTACATTGCCAGCTTGACCCTGGGCGACCGCCACGAGGCACATCGGACACCCCATGATCGACCAGAACAGCCAGCCAGAGAGCAAGCCCGAGGCCAAGCCGAAGGACAAGATCAGCATCCTGCTGGTGGACGACCAGCGCGCCAACCTGACCGTGCTCGAAGCCGTGCTGGCCGATCTGGACGAGGTGCTGGTGAGCGTCACCTCGGGCGAACTGGCCCTGCGTGAACTGCTCAGCCGCGAGTTTGCCGTGGTGCTCATGGATGTGCACATGCCGACCATGAGCGGGTTCGAGGCGGCCGCCCTGATCCGCAGCCATCCGCGCGCGCGCACGCTGCCGATCATCTTCCTCACTGCCGCCGGCGACGATCCGTGCCACGTCGAACAGGCATACGCGCTGGGCGCGGTCGACTACCTGACCAAGCCGGTCAGCCCGGTGATCCTGCGCGCCAAGGTGGCGGTGTTCATCGACCTGTACCGCAAGACCGCCGAAATCGCCCTGCATGCCCAGGCCAGCCATCTGGAAGCGCTGCGCACGCGCGACGAGCGCATCCGCATGATTCTCGATAACACCCGCGATTATGCCTTCATCGGCACCGATACCGATGGCATCGTCACCGAATGGGAGGGCGGCGCCGAAACCATCACGGGCTGGTTCGCGGCCAAGGCGTGCGGCGAGCCGAGCGCCGTCATTTTCACGCCCGAAGACCGCGCCGCCGGCGTGCCGGAACACGAAATGCGCATGGCGCGCGAGACCGGCCGCGCCGACGACAAGCGCTGGCACGTGCGGCGCGACGGCACGCGTTTTTTCGCCGATGGCGTGATGGTGCCGCTGCGCGACGAGTCCGAACGCCTGCGCGGCTACGCCAAGATCTTCCGCGACGCCACCGCCGAACGCCTGGCCGCCGAGCAGCTCGAAGCATCCGAACAGCAGCTGGGCGAGTCGCGCCAGCGCTCCCAGCGCGCCGAGGAAGGCATGCGGCGCCTGGCGGCGGTGGCGGCGCAGTCGTCCGACTTCATCGGCATTGCCGGCTCGGACGCGCGCACCAGCTACGTCAATCCGGCCGGGCGCCGCCTGGCCGGCCTGGCGCCCGATGCCTCGGTCGGCGAATACGGCATCAGCGACTTTTTCGCTGCCGAGTGCCGCGCCTTCGTCGAACAGGTGGTGCTGCCGGCCGTGCGCGGCCCGGCGGGGCGCTGGGAAGGCGAGTTGCGCATGCGTAATTTTGAAAACGACGCCACCCTGCCGGTGTACTACAAGGGTTTCGCCGTGTGCGACGACGAGGGCCACAATATCGCCCTGGCCTCGATCACGCGCGACATCACGGCCCAGAAACAGGCCGAAAACGACCTGCGCCTGGTGGCGGCCGACCTGGCCGAGGCCGACCGGCGCAAATCCGAGTTCCTGGCCACCCTGGCGCACGAGCTGCGCAATCCGCTGGCGCCGATCCGCACCGGCCTGGACCTGATCCGCATGTCGTCGGCCCCGCCCCAGAGCATGAACAAGGTGCACGAGATGATGGACCGCCAGCTGGGCCATCTGATTCATCTGGTCAACGATCTGCTGGACGTGGCGCGCATCACGCGCGGCAAGATCGAGCTCAAGCGCGAGGCCAGCGACGTCGCCACCCTGGTGGCGATGGCGATCGAAACCAGCATGGCGGCCCTGAACGCGGGCGGCCACACCTTGAGCGTCGAGGTGGCCGACGAAGCCTTGCCGCTGGACGTGGACGTCACCCGCATCGTGCAGGTGCTGAGCAACCTGCTCAACAACGCCGCCAAATACACGCCGGCCGGCGGGCGCATCGTGCTGCGCGCCGTGCGCGAGTGCGACGACGCCATCCTGTCGGTGCACGACAGCGGCGTCGGCATTTCGCAGGAAGACATGGGTACCCTGTTCGACATGTTCACCCAGGTCGGGCGCAATCTCGACCGTTCGCAGGGCGGATTGGGCATCGGCCTGTCGCTGGTGCGCCGCCTGGTTGAACTGCACGGAGGCAGCGTCAGCGCCGCCAGCAACGGTCGCGACCTGGGCAGCACCTTCACGGTGCGCCTGCCGCTGCGCAGCGGCGTGCTGCCGCCGGCCCCCGTGCCCTGCGCCGGCGCCGCGCCGGCCGCCCTGCGCGTGCTGGTGGTGGACGATAACGTCGATGCCGGCAACAGCCTGGCGGCCCTGCTGCAGGCGCTCGGCCACAGCACCGACGTGGCCGCCGACGGCGAACAGGGGCTGGTGCTGGCGTCGCGCTGCAAGCCGCACCTGGCCTTCCTCGACATCGGCCTGCCCGGCATGAGCGGGCACCAGCTGGCGCGCGCGATCCGCGCCACGCCGGCGCTGGACGGCATGCTGCTGGTGGCGCTGACCGGCTGGGGGGCGCGCGCCGATGTCATCATGTCGCAGCAGGCCGGCTTCGACCGCCATCTGACCAAGCCGGTCGATATCGCCGCGCTCAACAGCGTGCTGGCCGCGGCCACGATCGCCACGGCCGCAGCGCCCGTACCAATTTGACAATTCGCATGCCAAAGGTGCATCATGCCCGCGCTACGACGTCGACGAAAGGAATTCCAGTGAACATGCGCGTGCCCATCATTCATCCCGCGCACGCATTGCCCGGCGCGCCGGCGCGGCGGCGGTCGTGACACGCGTGCAGACCGTCTCGTGCGGCACACTGGTGGTCAACCCGGCCGGGCAGCTGCTGCTGTGCCACGTCACCAATACCGCGAGCTGGGACATTCCGAAAGGCATGCAAGACCCGGGAGAAACCGAGCTTGAAGCCGCCATCCGCGAACTGCAGGAAGAAGCCGGCATCGCTTTCGCACCGGAGCGGTTTGAAGACCTGGGCGGGTTCGCCTACCGCAGCGACAAGCGGCTGCACCTGTTTCGCGTGCGCGCGGGGGCGGAGCTGACCAGCCTGACGCACCTGGCGTGCACCAGTTTCTTTCCGCATCCGGTCAGCGGCGAGCCGACCCCGGAAACGGACGCCTTCCGCTGGGCCGACCGGCGCGACGTTGCGCGCCTGTGCTGGCCGCGCATGGGCAAGCTGCTGCTCACGCTCGACTGGTAACGGTAACGGCTCAGGCCGTGTCGTGGCGGCGCGCGTGGTTCGACAGCAAGTCGGCCACCGAGGCCAGGTCCACCGGCTTGGTCAGATGCAGGTCGAAGCCGGCGGCGCGGGTGCGCTCGCGGTCGGCGCTGCTGCCCCAGCCGGTCAGCGCCACCAGCAGCGCGTCGTCGTGACGGTCGTCGGCGCGCAGGGCGCGCGCCAGTTCGAACCCATCCATCCCGGGCATGCCGATATCGAGGAACATCACCTGCGGACGGCGCGCGGCCGCCAAGGCCAGCGCACCGGCCCCGTCATTGGCGACCTCGGCCGCGTGCCCGATCAGCGTCAGCAGTTCGGCCAGGGTGGAGGCCGCGTCCACATTATCGTCCACCACCAGGATGCGAAGGGGCGCGCCGTTCGCCATGGCGGGCCCGGTCTCTTTCAGGTGATCCGGCAGCGGGGGCGCCGCGCCAGGGGGCGCCAGCGGCAGGCGCACGCTGAACACGCTGCCCTGACCGAGCCCGCCACTGGCCGCGGCGACACTGCCGCCGTGCTGCTCGGCCAGGCTGCGCACCAGCGACAGGCCGATGCCGAGCCCGCCGCACTGAGGGTCGGCGCGCCCGATCTGGCTGAACAGGTCGAACACGCCCGCCAGATCATCGGGCGCGATGCCGATGCCGTTGTCGGTCACCGAGATCAGCACGTCGGCGCCGGCCTGGCGCGCCGCCAGCGTGATGCGTCCTCCCTGCGCGGTGTACTTGGCCGCATTGTTGAGCAGGTTGCTGAGGATCTGGCGGATCCGGGTCGGATCGGCATACAGCGCCAGCGGCTGCTCCGGCACCAGCACCTGCAAGTGGTGCGCCTTGCCATCGATCAATGGGCGGCTGGTTTCGATGGCGCCGGCGACCAGTTGCTGCACGCTGGTCCATTCTGGCTTGAGGTCGATCCGGCCGCGCGTGATGCGCGCCACGTCGAGCAGGTCGTCCACCAGCGCCACCATGTGGCCGAGCTGGCGGTCCATGATGTCCTGCATGCGCGCGGCCACGGCAGCGTCGCCGCCGCTGCGGCGCATCACCTGCAGCCCGCTGCGGATGGGCGCGAGGGGATTGCGCAATTCGTGCGCCAGGGTGGCCAGGAACTCGGTCTTGCGGCGGTCGGCCTCGGACAGGTCGGCCGCCAGCCGGCGCAGCTCGGCGTCGGCCGCGACGCGCGCGCTGATATCGGTAAACATGACCGCGACCTGGCGGCTGCCGGGACCGCCGACGCGCGTGGCGTACACGTCGAACCAGCGCCGCATGGCGCGCGCCTCGTTGATAAAGCGCACTGGCGTGCCGCTCGTGGCGACCTGGCCGTAGATCGAAAACCAGTGGCGGTCGTGCCCAGGCACCATCTCGAGCATCGTCTTGCCGACCGCATCGGTCAGGCCGGTATGTCCGACGAAGGCCGGATTGGTCTCCATGAAGCGGTAGTCGACCGGGCTGTCGCCCTCGAACAGCATCTCGATGATGCATACGCCGGTGTCGATCGAATCGAACAGGGTGCGGTAGCGCTCTTCGCTGGCGCCGAGCTGTTGCTCGGCCCGTTTCTGGCGCGTGATGTCGATGACCACGCCGCGCAGGTGCTGGCCGGCACCCATGCCTGGCACGATCTGTCCGCGCGCAATCACGTTGTGATACTGGCCGTCGGCGCCGCGCACGCGGTATTCGACATCGTACGGTTCGCCGCTGGCGAGGGCGGCGTTGATGTGGGCCGTGGTGTGGGCCAGGTCATCGGGGTGGAGCGCGTTCAGGTAGTGCTGCACCGGCCCGCCGGCGGCCACCTCGGGCGACAGGTTGAACAGGCGCGCCATGGCGGCGTCGGCGGTCACGCGGTTGGCCGAGACGTCCCAGGTCCAGGTGGCCAGCTCGGCGGCGGCCAGGGTGATGTCGAGGCGGGCGCGGGTGTCGCGCAGGTCGGTTTCGCTGTGGCGTTGCTTTGCCGCCGTGTGATGCGCGTCGATGAAAAAGCGCAGTTTCGCCTTGAGGGCCACGCTCGGCACGGGGCAGGGCAGGACATCGATGGCCCCGGCCGCATACGTCTCGGCGACGGAAAAGGCCGGATCGTTTTCCGGCGCCAGGACCATCACGGGCAGTGCGGCCAGGCCGGACGCGGCGCGGAGCTGGCGTGTGAGCGCGGCGGCGCCGGCGCCATCCGCGCTGGCGTCGACGAGGATCAGCGCGAGCGCGGGAGTGGGGCGATGATCGGGCACGTCCGACGGGCCGATGCGCAGGACAGTTTCGCCGAGCTCGCTAATAAGATGATCGATTGCGGAATTGACAGCATGTTGCTGAGCAATCAGCAGGATGCTGGCGTCATTGCCCGCTCTCATCGGAGAGCCCGTCCCTTGAGGATGTACTGTGGGGGAACGGGTGATGTTGGCATTGCTGGCGTTGTGGACGTGATGAACAATTGGACAATGTAGGGCGTTGTACAACGAAAGTCAATCGAACGCTGCCTTCTGTGGCGAGACGGCATCGTCCGATGGCGTTCGCTATTGCAAAAGCCAAGAGCCAGCCATCAGATTGACCGGCACTGACGCGCTCGGCATGGGAAAGACGGACTTGCCTGAACGCGCCCCCACGCGGCGATGAGTCCAGGCAACAGAACAGGCTTATTTGATGCCGGCCGATGGCGGTGGTTCCGGATTGAGCTTCATCGACCAGATCACCGAGGCGATCTTCCAGCCGTCATCGGTGCGCACCAGGTGCCAAGCCTCCTTGCCCCAGTTCTCGCGGTAGTTGCCTGCCTTGAAACTGTAGTCGAACCAGACCTGGGCCACGTCGGTGTCGGCGTCGATGCGCACATTGTCGAAGGTTTCCTCGAGCGGACCTGCTGACTTGGCAATGTCTTCGATGAATTCACGCGGCGAGCCGCCGAAGATCTTCTTCGGTCGCGGCAGCGACTTGTCGGTCCGGCGCGCCATGATCCGTTCCAGGCTGGCGTCGTCGAAAGAAGCGACCCAGGTGATATCCTCGCGCAGGAACAGCTTCATGAAGCTGTCCTTGTCTTTGTTGACGACCGCCACACGGAACTTCTCGACGATGCGTTCGATCTGCTGCCGGCTTTCCGCAGGGGCGTTGGCGTGCGCGGGCAGCGCGGTAGACAGGACCATGGCAATGGCAAAGCCGCTTGCGGCCGGGAAAAATTTCATTGGATCGCTCGCCTCAAAACTGATGAGTATATGAAAAGATGAAGCGCTCAGGCTCACCAATTGTAACGAGGCGATCGCCAGGGCAAGCGCGGTCCGCCGCGGGTTGGCGGCAGACCTTCCACGACATCTGCAAGCGGCCGTTCTGCGTCGAAAGAGCCAATGGATATCGACCGGCACCCAAGCGTTCGCCTTGATCGTGCGAATGATCACGAAGTGGCGGCCAGCCCACCGGGGCTGCGCATGCCGGCGCAGTCACGGCCGGGTGACGCCGCCGCCGGCAGGGCGTGCTGCTCACGACCCGCTACCGGCCTTTGCCGCGGGTGCTTGCTCATCGGCCGGCGCCAGCGTTCCGGCCACGGCACCAGCCACATCGGTCCCGGGCGCCGGATCCGGCGGCGAGGCGCCGATCTGGCGCGCGCTGTCCGATTGCTGGTCGAGGCTGACTTCTTCGGCGACCGCGAAGCGGCCATCGGGATCGTCGCCATTCGTCGGCAGCAGCGAGGGGGAACGTGGCGGGGCGGCAGCCTCGTTCGCACCGGCCGGGTCAGGGGCAGCGGACGGCGCCGCCGTCGTTTGCTGGCCGGTTGGGTTGGCTGGCATCATGCCTCCTTTGTAAGCGATCTTCCGATTGGATGATCGCCACCGCCGAAAGTTCAATCCGCCGCCGGCATCGCCTTATTTGCCGGGCTCGGAACGCCGCCAGTTCTTGGCAACGATCGCCCACAGGATCAGGCAGTAGGAAAGCAGCCGCAGCAGGAAGTGGAAGGGCGAGTCTTCGCTCATCCCCGGCGTGAGGCTGGCGTAGATGCGGTGGCCGCCTTCGATCAGGAAAGAAAGCGCGAAATACAGGAAAAAACGGTCGCCCGAACTGCGCCAGAAACGCAGGAAAAACAGGCCGATCACGATCGAGCCCATGGCACCGGCCCCGGCCAGCATCAAATCCATCGCTTACTCCTTTTCGTATATCAGGCCGTACAGCAGCAGGGACACCGAGATCAGCGCCGTGACCAGGCGCAGCGTGAGCAAATCCATGTGAGGGAGAACCAGCTTGTCGAGGATCAGAATCAGGTTGTTGAGGGTCATGCCGCTGAAACACAGGCCGCTCCAGAACAGCAGGCGGTGACCGGTGCGCGCGTAGCTGGCCAGCAGCAGCCAGGCGCAGGCGAGCGAGGTACACATGCAAAGACCGTAGATTGCCGCAGCCATTACGATTCCTTTCGCCATGTAAACGCATCGGCAAACTGCTGTGCCTTGCGATCGAGTTTGGAGTGAATCAGATGGGTGACGTCGACCAGGCGGCGCGCGTACAGGTCCGCCAGCGCGTCGATGACCTGGCCCAGCGCCGCCGTGGCGGGCTGGTAGCGGAATACCGGCTCGCTGCCGGCGCGACGCAAGGTGACGGTCATGCCGGCGCGCGACAGGTCCGCGAGCAGTGCGGCGGCCAGTTTGTCGCCAATGTAGAGCCGCTCGGCCACCACCTGTGTGGTCCAGTCCTGCTGCGCGCCGGAGCGCAATAGCAGCAGCGCCTCCAGGTGGGGCACGGAGGCAATGCTGGTCAGTACGAAGCGACGCAGCTCTTCGGGAATCGGTTGGGGCACCATGATGTGAAAGAATCCATTGCGCCAAGCTGAGCCAACGCGGTCCAAAATGCGTATTCTAGTCGATTTTGCTTATCAAGTAAGCATCATTTTTGTTGCAATTTTGCCTCCCATGCCACCGGTCTCGGCTGGCGGCAGCTTGCGCACCAGCTGGAACGCGGTCAATGCGGCAACACCAATCAGCAGCAGGCCCATGGTGCGCGCCAGCAGCAGGGCGGCGGCGGGCCGCCGTTCCAGCCAGCCGCCGGCACCGCCGCTGAGCAAGGCGAGGGCGCCATACACCCCCGCTTGGGTCAGCGCCGTGATCGCGCCCAGCACCGCCGACTGGGCCCACAGCGGTTGCGGGCCGGGATGGAGGAACTGGGGAAAGATGGCCAGCATGAACAGGTAGGCTTTCGGGTTAAGCAGGCTGGTGCCGAGTGCGCGGCGGAAGGTTGCGCCGGTGGTGCAGGCCGCGCCCGGCAGGCGCGCGGTCCCCTGCGCGCTGCTGCGCAGGAAGCTCAGGCCGATCCATGCCGTGTACAGCGCGCCCACGCCCAGCATCGCGTTGAACAGGGCAGGCCACAGCGCCAGCACCGCGGCCGCCCCCAGCGCGCCCATGGCCAGATGGCAAAAGCCGCCGCTGACGATGCCGGCCACGGCGGCCAGCCCGGCGCGCCGTCCGCCCAGCAGCGCGCTGCCCATGACAAACGCCATGTCCAGGCCGGGCAGGGCGATGATGCCGAACACCACCACGAAGTACAGCCAGAGGTTGGTGGCCTCGTTCATGCCGCCGCCATCGTGGCGGACCGGGCGGGCGCGGTGACGCTGGCGGCGCTGACCCAGCGCAGGCGCGAGCGGCGGCCGGGGTCGAGCACCAGCAGCTCCGGCGGCGCGGCCAGCAGGCCGGCCCTGGCGAGTTCGCCGGCGGCGGCGTCGAACGCGGGGCGCAGGGCGGCCAGCGCGTCGTCGTCGCTCAGGATGCCGAGCCAGACCAGGGCCGCTCCCGCGGCGCGCTCGCCGATTGTGGTCAGGATGCCCGCTTCGATCACGCCGCGGCCATGGTAAGCGGCGAAACAGCGCTCGGCGGCGCGTTCGCAGGCATCCATCCGCCCTGGCGCCACATGGAAAAGCTGGGCGACGACGATGCCTTGCGCGTCGCCGCCCATGGGCAATGGCGCGATGCCGGTATCCGGGTGGAGCGGCTTGAGCAACAGGACTCCGGCGTGGATGAACACGTTGGCGGGGTGCGCCTGCTCGTCGAAGGCGCGGCCGATCCTGGCGCACGCCTCCCGCGTGCGAAAGCCGCGCAGCCAGGCGAAACCGTCCGGCCGGCCGCGTTCGCAAAAATGGCCGAACGCCATGCCGCCCAGGTGCTGGAAGGCGTGCGCCAGCGTGTCGTCGAAATGGCGCGCGACGTCGGCGCGCGCGCCCGGCGCCATCGTGTAGCGGCGCAGTTCAATCACGGGGAAATGGTCGTTCTGGTGTGGGCTCGTCATGTTGTGCTCTCTTTCTTGTTGATGAAACATCGACAAGCGACAGCGTAAATTCAAAACAGGACAGAATTCGCCCTATTAATCTGATATCGTTGCACCATGTACCATCCCACCACCCGCGTGCTGGCAGTGCTCGAACTGCTGCAAACCCATGGCCGCCTGAGCGGCGCCGAGATGTCGGCGCGCCTGGCCGTCGATACGCGCACCTTGCGCCGCTACATCGTCACCCTGGAAGAGATGGGCATCCCCATCACCACCGAGCGCGGGCGCCACGGCGGCTATGCGCTGATGGCCGGCTTCAAGCTGCCGCCGATGATGTTCACCAACGACGAAGCGCTGGCCCTGGCGATCGGCCTGCTGGCCGCGCGCAGCCTGGGCTTTGCCGAGGCCGCGCCGGCAGTCTCCAGCGCCCAGGCCAAGCTCGAACGCATCATGCCGGCCAACCTCAAGCAGCGCGTGCGCGCCATCGATGAAACCGTGCGCCTGGACATGATGCGCACCGTGGTCCCGACCGACAACGACGCCCTCGTCACGCTCAGTTCGGCCGCGCTGGCGCAGCAGCGCGTGCACCTGCGCTACCGCGCGCCCGACGGCAGCGAGACCGAGCGCGGCTTCGATGCCTACG of the Massilia violaceinigra genome contains:
- a CDS encoding response regulator, with the translated sequence MIDQNSQPESKPEAKPKDKISILLVDDQRANLTVLEAVLADLDEVLVSVTSGELALRELLSREFAVVLMDVHMPTMSGFEAAALIRSHPRARTLPIIFLTAAGDDPCHVEQAYALGAVDYLTKPVSPVILRAKVAVFIDLYRKTAEIALHAQASHLEALRTRDERIRMILDNTRDYAFIGTDTDGIVTEWEGGAETITGWFAAKACGEPSAVIFTPEDRAAGVPEHEMRMARETGRADDKRWHVRRDGTRFFADGVMVPLRDESERLRGYAKIFRDATAERLAAEQLEASEQQLGESRQRSQRAEEGMRRLAAVAAQSSDFIGIAGSDARTSYVNPAGRRLAGLAPDASVGEYGISDFFAAECRAFVEQVVLPAVRGPAGRWEGELRMRNFENDATLPVYYKGFAVCDDEGHNIALASITRDITAQKQAENDLRLVAADLAEADRRKSEFLATLAHELRNPLAPIRTGLDLIRMSSAPPQSMNKVHEMMDRQLGHLIHLVNDLLDVARITRGKIELKREASDVATLVAMAIETSMAALNAGGHTLSVEVADEALPLDVDVTRIVQVLSNLLNNAAKYTPAGGRIVLRAVRECDDAILSVHDSGVGISQEDMGTLFDMFTQVGRNLDRSQGGLGIGLSLVRRLVELHGGSVSAASNGRDLGSTFTVRLPLRSGVLPPAPVPCAGAAPAALRVLVVDDNVDAGNSLAALLQALGHSTDVAADGEQGLVLASRCKPHLAFLDIGLPGMSGHQLARAIRATPALDGMLLVALTGWGARADVIMSQQAGFDRHLTKPVDIAALNSVLAAATIATAAAPVPI
- a CDS encoding NUDIX hydrolase — protein: MTRVQTVSCGTLVVNPAGQLLLCHVTNTASWDIPKGMQDPGETELEAAIRELQEEAGIAFAPERFEDLGGFAYRSDKRLHLFRVRAGAELTSLTHLACTSFFPHPVSGEPTPETDAFRWADRRDVARLCWPRMGKLLLTLDW
- a CDS encoding ATP-binding protein, yielding MRAGNDASILLIAQQHAVNSAIDHLISELGETVLRIGPSDVPDHRPTPALALILVDASADGAGAAALTRQLRAASGLAALPVMVLAPENDPAFSVAETYAAGAIDVLPCPVPSVALKAKLRFFIDAHHTAAKQRHSETDLRDTRARLDITLAAAELATWTWDVSANRVTADAAMARLFNLSPEVAAGGPVQHYLNALHPDDLAHTTAHINAALASGEPYDVEYRVRGADGQYHNVIARGQIVPGMGAGQHLRGVVIDITRQKRAEQQLGASEERYRTLFDSIDTGVCIIEMLFEGDSPVDYRFMETNPAFVGHTGLTDAVGKTMLEMVPGHDRHWFSIYGQVATSGTPVRFINEARAMRRWFDVYATRVGGPGSRQVAVMFTDISARVAADAELRRLAADLSEADRRKTEFLATLAHELRNPLAPIRSGLQVMRRSGGDAAVAARMQDIMDRQLGHMVALVDDLLDVARITRGRIDLKPEWTSVQQLVAGAIETSRPLIDGKAHHLQVLVPEQPLALYADPTRIRQILSNLLNNAAKYTAQGGRITLAARQAGADVLISVTDNGIGIAPDDLAGVFDLFSQIGRADPQCGGLGIGLSLVRSLAEQHGGSVAAASGGLGQGSVFSVRLPLAPPGAAPPLPDHLKETGPAMANGAPLRILVVDDNVDAASTLAELLTLIGHAAEVANDGAGALALAAARRPQVMFLDIGMPGMDGFELARALRADDRHDDALLVALTGWGSSADRERTRAAGFDLHLTKPVDLASVADLLSNHARRHDTA
- a CDS encoding YybH family protein, with the translated sequence MIIRTIKANAWVPVDIHWLFRRRTAACRCRGRSAANPRRTALALAIASLQLVSLSASSFHILISFEASDPMKFFPAASGFAIAMVLSTALPAHANAPAESRQQIERIVEKFRVAVVNKDKDSFMKLFLREDITWVASFDDASLERIMARRTDKSLPRPKKIFGGSPREFIEDIAKSAGPLEETFDNVRIDADTDVAQVWFDYSFKAGNYRENWGKEAWHLVRTDDGWKIASVIWSMKLNPEPPPSAGIK
- a CDS encoding DUF5985 family protein → MDLMLAGAGAMGSIVIGLFFLRFWRSSGDRFFLYFALSFLIEGGHRIYASLTPGMSEDSPFHFLLRLLSYCLILWAIVAKNWRRSEPGK
- a CDS encoding DUF5985 family protein — translated: MAAAIYGLCMCTSLACAWLLLASYARTGHRLLFWSGLCFSGMTLNNLILILDKLVLPHMDLLTLRLVTALISVSLLLYGLIYEKE
- a CDS encoding LysE family translocator, which translates into the protein MNEATNLWLYFVVVFGIIALPGLDMAFVMGSALLGGRRAGLAAVAGIVSGGFCHLAMGALGAAAVLALWPALFNAMLGVGALYTAWIGLSFLRSSAQGTARLPGAACTTGATFRRALGTSLLNPKAYLFMLAIFPQFLHPGPQPLWAQSAVLGAITALTQAGVYGALALLSGGAGGWLERRPAAALLLARTMGLLLIGVAALTAFQLVRKLPPAETGGMGGKIATKMMLT
- a CDS encoding helix-turn-helix transcriptional regulator, whose amino-acid sequence is MYHPTTRVLAVLELLQTHGRLSGAEMSARLAVDTRTLRRYIVTLEEMGIPITTERGRHGGYALMAGFKLPPMMFTNDEALALAIGLLAARSLGFAEAAPAVSSAQAKLERIMPANLKQRVRAIDETVRLDMMRTVVPTDNDALVTLSSAALAQQRVHLRYRAPDGSETERGFDAYGLAFRAGCWYVIGMCHLRAEMRSFRLDRIVKAEPRPASFARPSGFDALGYLARSMATMPRAHAVEVLLRTDLKTASAHFFDALGVFEQIDEGVLLRCSTDHPDWFAGHLAGMPFEFEVRTPDILRDSVARLGERLLRMAGALR